From Roseburia hominis, the proteins below share one genomic window:
- a CDS encoding CPBP family intramembrane glutamic endopeptidase, with product MENSRKRIRISWFLLGVLPFVISLGIQIVAVMVGSEVTRDMGMYMVFYQVLAIPIFGLWYYLGEGKKQGFRSTKEGLRQGFGLLVVTALALQFGSSLFLIFAQIVMPGFMQEYLELVETSGLGSLTFSMIFYTVILAPIGEELIFRGVTMRYFKGASGKFWIANVLQAALFGLYHMNVIQGLYTFILGLAMGYAVRTYGTVTAGIVMHIVINGSGYLLMNVQIPAVFTLALEVAGAVIAVWGICKMKEKKRAEEEREMSEMTGDE from the coding sequence ATGGAGAATAGTAGAAAAAGAATCAGAATATCATGGTTCCTGCTGGGCGTTCTGCCGTTTGTTATTTCTCTTGGAATACAGATCGTGGCAGTTATGGTGGGAAGTGAAGTGACCCGGGACATGGGAATGTATATGGTATTTTATCAGGTGCTTGCGATTCCGATATTTGGTCTGTGGTATTACCTTGGAGAAGGTAAAAAGCAAGGATTTCGCTCAACTAAAGAGGGATTAAGGCAAGGATTTGGCCTGCTTGTAGTCACAGCGCTTGCGCTGCAATTTGGAAGCAGCCTGTTCTTGATTTTCGCCCAGATCGTGATGCCGGGATTCATGCAGGAATATTTGGAACTGGTGGAGACCTCCGGGCTTGGGAGCCTCACATTTTCCATGATTTTTTATACGGTCATTTTGGCACCTATTGGAGAAGAACTAATCTTCCGGGGAGTGACTATGCGGTATTTTAAGGGAGCTTCCGGGAAATTCTGGATAGCCAATGTATTACAGGCGGCTCTTTTTGGTCTGTATCATATGAATGTGATCCAGGGCTTATATACCTTTATTCTAGGGCTTGCCATGGGATATGCGGTGAGAACTTACGGGACGGTGACGGCGGGAATCGTGATGCATATAGTGATCAACGGTTCCGGCTATCTTTTGATGAACGTACAGATTCCGGCGGTATTTACGCTGGCCCTGGAAGTGGCGGGTGCAGTTATTGCGGTATGGGGAATTTGTAAAATGAAAGAGAAAAAGAGGGCGGAAGAAGAGCGAGAAATGAGCGAAATGACTGGTGACGAATAG
- a CDS encoding prolyl-tRNA synthetase associated domain-containing protein, translating to MELVKGRPEDTIGRLPREVEVYDLLDSLGIEYYRTDHEEANTMEACNEIDRILGATICKNLFLCNRQRTQFYLLMMPGEKVFKTKDLSKQIGSSRLSFAEAEYMEEFLHIHPGAVSVMGLMNDKEHHVQLLIDKPVAESETVGCHPCVSTSSMRMRTKDILEKFLPAVHHEPIMVDLPDYAEKEE from the coding sequence ATGGAACTTGTGAAGGGAAGACCGGAGGATACGATCGGCAGACTGCCCAGAGAGGTTGAGGTCTATGATCTGCTGGACAGTCTTGGAATAGAATATTACCGCACAGATCATGAAGAGGCGAATACGATGGAAGCGTGCAATGAGATAGACAGGATACTCGGAGCAACGATTTGCAAAAACTTATTCCTCTGCAACCGACAGAGGACACAGTTCTATCTATTGATGATGCCGGGCGAGAAGGTTTTTAAGACGAAAGATCTGTCAAAACAGATTGGTTCCTCGCGTTTGTCCTTTGCAGAGGCGGAATATATGGAAGAATTTCTGCATATCCACCCCGGAGCGGTGTCGGTGATGGGGTTGATGAATGATAAGGAGCACCATGTTCAGCTCCTGATTGATAAGCCGGTGGCAGAAAGCGAGACAGTCGGCTGTCACCCCTGTGTCAGCACTTCCAGTATGCGTATGAGAACGAAGGATATATTGGAAAAATTTCTTCCGGCGGTGCATCATGAGCCGATTATGGTAGATTTACCGGATTATGCAGAAAAAGAAGAGTAG
- a CDS encoding TDT family transporter yields MKEVIKKVPLPICGVMLGFATLGNLLQSYSEGIRYACGIVSAILLVLFLLKLIMFPKMIKEDMKNPIMASVSGTFPMALMLLSTYVKPFIGKAAFYIWLFAIALHVVLIVYFTIQFILKLQMPKVFASYYIVYVGIAVAAVTAPAYEQLGIGTAAFWFGFVTLIGLLVLVTMRYTKYKEVPDPAKPLICIYAAPTSLCIVGYVQSVTPKSRGFLLAMLAVATVLYIFAVAKAVGYLKLPFFPSYASFTFPFAISAVATKQTMACLMNMGQPMPVLKYVVLVETILAVLFAVYTLIRFMGFLFAKK; encoded by the coding sequence ATGAAAGAGGTAATTAAAAAAGTCCCGCTGCCAATCTGCGGCGTGATGCTGGGCTTTGCGACACTGGGAAATCTGCTGCAGAGCTATTCGGAAGGAATCCGGTATGCCTGTGGAATCGTCTCAGCAATTTTACTGGTACTGTTTTTGCTGAAACTGATCATGTTCCCGAAGATGATAAAAGAGGATATGAAAAATCCAATCATGGCAAGTGTGTCTGGAACCTTTCCCATGGCACTCATGTTGCTGAGTACATACGTGAAGCCATTTATTGGGAAAGCTGCATTTTACATCTGGCTGTTCGCGATTGCACTTCATGTTGTATTGATTGTGTATTTTACCATACAGTTTATCTTAAAATTGCAGATGCCAAAAGTGTTCGCCAGCTATTATATTGTATATGTGGGAATCGCAGTGGCAGCAGTAACAGCTCCGGCTTATGAACAGCTTGGAATCGGAACAGCAGCCTTCTGGTTCGGGTTTGTGACATTAATCGGACTTCTTGTGCTGGTTACAATGCGTTATACAAAGTATAAGGAGGTGCCGGACCCGGCAAAACCGCTGATCTGTATCTATGCAGCTCCGACAAGTCTGTGTATCGTAGGTTATGTGCAGTCTGTCACTCCGAAGTCCAGAGGATTTCTGCTGGCGATGCTGGCTGTGGCTACGGTGCTTTATATTTTTGCTGTGGCAAAGGCAGTAGGGTATTTGAAGCTGCCGTTCTTCCCGAGCTATGCGTCCTTCACCTTCCCCTTTGCGATCAGTGCGGTTGCCACTAAACAGACGATGGCTTGTCTGATGAACATGGGACAGCCGATGCCGGTTTTGAAATATGTGGTATTGGTCGAGACGATTCTTGCAGTTTTGTTTGCAGTGTATACTTTGATTCGTTTTATGGGCTTCCTATTTGCAAAAAAATAA
- a CDS encoding C-GCAxxG-C-C family protein, translating into MNIKQEISVKKVVKDAEDNFRNGYFCCEALVAAIRDNFELDVPKEVIAMASGMAVGAGKSGCMCGALNGGILALGLFFGRTEQNGPQDPKVVKCMQLTHELHDWFKEANGKHSCCCRVLTKEFDMGKGEHKQQCIYFTGLCAGKVAEIVVRELGLTNLDEQTS; encoded by the coding sequence ATGAATATCAAACAGGAGATCAGCGTAAAGAAAGTAGTCAAAGATGCAGAGGATAATTTCAGAAATGGATATTTCTGTTGTGAGGCTCTGGTAGCCGCAATTCGCGATAACTTTGAACTCGATGTACCGAAGGAAGTAATTGCTATGGCATCTGGTATGGCAGTTGGTGCGGGAAAATCTGGCTGCATGTGTGGCGCGCTTAACGGTGGAATTCTTGCGCTTGGGCTGTTCTTTGGCCGTACTGAGCAGAATGGACCACAGGATCCGAAGGTCGTAAAATGTATGCAGCTTACGCATGAACTCCATGACTGGTTCAAGGAAGCAAATGGAAAACATTCCTGCTGCTGTCGTGTGTTGACAAAAGAATTTGATATGGGAAAAGGGGAACACAAACAGCAGTGTATCTACTTTACAGGACTTTGCGCAGGTAAGGTGGCTGAGATTGTAGTTCGCGAGCTGGGACTTACGAACCTCGATGAACAGACTTCTTAA
- a CDS encoding LysR family transcriptional regulator, whose translation MNIKDLETFEAVVEEQSITRASKKLYITPQGVSKIIKNLEKECGCVLFVRTAHGQALTEAGERFAKYAMRVRAEHHAMLTDMLRIRQKEHGVVDLISAYGILRLLTPDCILDFKRKYPDIEFHYREYPDRQVERLFQEREGNVAFSIADFEEGCYDVSEIETFPIRLLVNTDHPLSQRKSVTIEDLRGEPLFIESSQFKIHHLIVERCREAGFKPNIIFETSGFSLCHKMVKAGKGISVTVDFVFDDMKADGLVMIPFSDGEYQWKACMLTRKGEKPGEAVELFVAHVREWLSLIRTGVITR comes from the coding sequence ATGAATATCAAGGATTTAGAGACGTTTGAAGCAGTTGTGGAAGAGCAAAGTATCACCAGGGCGTCAAAGAAATTATATATTACCCCTCAGGGAGTCAGCAAGATCATAAAAAATTTGGAAAAAGAATGCGGGTGTGTACTGTTCGTGCGTACAGCCCACGGTCAGGCGCTTACAGAGGCAGGAGAGCGTTTTGCAAAGTACGCGATGCGGGTGCGGGCGGAACATCATGCTATGCTCACTGATATGCTCCGTATCAGGCAAAAGGAACATGGGGTGGTAGATTTGATATCGGCATATGGAATTCTGAGACTTCTGACGCCGGACTGTATTCTGGATTTTAAGCGGAAATATCCGGACATTGAGTTTCACTATCGGGAATATCCTGACAGACAGGTAGAACGGCTGTTTCAGGAAAGAGAAGGCAATGTGGCATTTTCCATCGCCGATTTTGAAGAAGGGTGCTATGACGTGTCGGAAATAGAGACATTTCCAATTCGGCTTTTAGTAAATACAGACCACCCTTTAAGCCAAAGAAAATCGGTCACGATTGAAGATTTAAGAGGGGAACCATTATTTATCGAAAGCAGCCAGTTTAAAATTCATCATCTGATTGTAGAACGGTGTCGAGAAGCCGGGTTTAAACCGAATATCATTTTTGAAACAAGCGGATTCAGCCTGTGCCATAAAATGGTGAAAGCCGGGAAAGGTATTTCTGTCACAGTGGATTTTGTGTTTGACGATATGAAGGCTGACGGGTTGGTCATGATACCGTTTTCCGACGGGGAGTACCAGTGGAAGGCGTGTATGCTGACGCGGAAGGGGGAAAAGCCGGGCGAGGCAGTAGAACTTTTTGTCGCGCACGTCAGAGAATGGCTTTCCCTGATTCGGACAGGGGTTATCACCAGATAG